A window of the Falco rusticolus isolate bFalRus1 chromosome 1, bFalRus1.pri, whole genome shotgun sequence genome harbors these coding sequences:
- the DNAJC30 gene encoding dnaJ homolog subfamily C member 30, mitochondrial, whose translation MEPAALGRLRRLLPAAPRAPRLGRALAPSRGGQTGGGGGGAPRARRDLYEVLGVPATATAAQIKTAYYEQSFRYHPDRNAGSAAAAARFAAVSEAYRVLGSAALRRKYDRGLLSAEDLRGAPPPPPRPRAPAPPPPRPPATARRWPVPPPFDFDAFYRAHYGQQLEREQVLRAQREKLRLLREEAAAQGRFRLLSDLSVAFLLVLGFAVLYGLK comes from the coding sequence ATGGAGCCGGCCGCGCTGGGCCGCCTGCGGCGCctcctgcccgccgccccccgggccccgcGGCTCGGCCGCGCCCTGGCGCCGTCCCGCGGCGGGCAgacgggcggcggcggcggcggagctCCGCGGGCGCGCCGCGACCTGTACGAGGTGCTGGGGGTCCCGGCCACGGCGACGGCGGCGCAGATCAAGACGGCGTACTACGAGCAGTCGTTCCGCTACCACCCCGACCGCAACGCCGGcagcgctgccgccgccgcccgcttCGCCGCCGTTAGCGAGGCCTACCGGGTGCTGGGCAGCGCTGCCCTACGCCGTAAGTACGACCGCGGCCTCCTCAGCGCCGAGGACCTGcgcggcgccccgccgcccccgccccggccccgtgccccggccccgccgccgccccggccccccgccaccgcccgcCGTTGGCCCGTTCCCCCGCCCTTCGACTTCGACGCCTTCTACCGAGCGCACTACGGGCAGCAGCTGGAGCGGGAGCAGGTGCTGCGGGCGCAGCGGGAGAAGCTGCGCCTCCTCCGGGAGGAGGCAGCGGCCCAGGGACGCTTCCGGCTCCTCTCCGACCTCTCCGTTGCATTCCTCCTCGTGCTGGGTTTTGCTGTCCTCTACGGCCTCAAGTGA